The genomic region tacttcatgctcgtatacttcatgctcgtagtacttcatgctcgtagtacttaatgctcgtatacttcattcttgtagtacttcatgcttgtggtacttcatgctcgtggtacttcatgctcgtagtacttcatgctcgtggtacttatTGCTCattgtacttcatgctcgtatacttcatgctcgtggttcttcatgcttgtatacttcatgctcgtggtacttcatgcttgtatacttcatgctcgtagtacttcatgctcgtatacttcatgctcgtagtacttcatgctcgtagtacttcatgctcgtatacttcattcttgtagtacttcatgcttgtggtacttcatgctcgtggtacttcatgctcgtagtacttcatgctcgtggtacttatTGCTCattgtacttcatgctcgtatacttcatgctcgtggttcttcatgcttgtatacttcatgctcgtggtacttcatgcttgtatacttcatgctcgtagtacttcatgcttgtatacttcatgctcatagtaCTTCAATCTCGTATagttcatgctcgtagtacttcatacTCGTTGTACTTCATtttcgtatacttcatgcttgtagtacttcatgctcgtggtatttcatgcttgtatacttcatcctcgtagtacttcatgctcgtatagttcatgctcgtagtacttcatgctcgtatacttcatgctcgtggtacttcatactCGTTGTACTTCATtttcgtatacttcatgcttgtagtacttcatgcttgtagtacttcatgctcgtatacttcatgctcgtagtacttcatgctcgtatacttcatgctcgtatacttcatgctcgtagtacttcatgctcgtatacttcatgctcgtagtacttcatgctcgtagtactttatgctcgtatacttcatgctcatagtacttcatgctcatagtacttcatgctcatagtacgttatgctcgtggtacttaatgctcatagtacttcatgctcgtatacttcatgcttgtagtacttcatgctcgtggtacttcatgcttgtatacttcatgctcgtggtatttcatgcttgtatacttcatcctcgtagtacttcatgcttgtatacttcatgctcatagtacttcatgctcgtatagttcatgctcgtagtacttcatgctcgtatacttcatgctcgtggtacttcatactTGTTGTACTTCATtttcgtatacttcatgcttgtagtacttcatgcttgtagtacttcatgctcgtggtacttcatgtacgtagtacttcatgctcgtggtacttcatgctcgtagtacttcatgcttgtatacttcatgctcgtagtacttcatgctcgtggtacttcatgcacgtagtacttcatgctcgtatacttcatgctcgtagtacttcatgctcgtggtacttcatgctcgtatacttcattgTACTTCATtttcgtatacttcatgcttttagtacttcatgcttgtagtacttaaTGCTCGTAGTAcatcatgctcgtatacttcattgTACTTCATtttcgtatacttcatgcttttagtacttcatgcttgtagtacttcatgctcgtggtacttcatgcacgtagtacttcatgctcgtggtacttcatgctcgtagtacttcatgctcgtggtacttcatgcacgtagtacttcatgctcgtatacttcatgcacgtagtacttcatgctcgtagtacttcatgcttgtatacttcatgctcgtagtagtacttcatgcttgtagtacttcatgctcgtggtacttcatgcacgtagtacttcatgctcgtggtacttcatgctcgtagtacttcatactcgtatacttcatgctcgtagtacttcattctcgtagtacttcatgctcgtatatttcatgctcgtagtacttcatgcttttagtacttcatgctcgagcatacttcatgcttgtggtacttcatgcacgtagtacttcatgctcgtagtacttcatgcatgtatacttcatgctcgtagtacttcatgctcgtatacttcatgctcgtagtacttcatgcttgtatacttcatgctcgtagtacttcatgctcgtatacttcatgctcgtagtacttcatgctcgtagtactttaTGCTTGTATACTTTATGCTTATAGTACTCCATGCTCATAGTACTttatgctcgtatacttcatgctcatagtacttcatgctcatagtacgttatgctcgtatacttcatgctcgtagtacttcatgctcgtagtactttaTGCTCGTATACTTTATGCTTATAGTACTCCATGCTCATAGTACTttatgctcgtatacttcatgctcatagtacttcatgctcatagtacttcatgctcatagtacgttatgctcgtatacttcatgctcatagtacttcatgctcatagtacgttatgcttgtatacttcatgctcatagtacttcatgttcgtatacttcatgctcgtagtacttcatgcttgtatacttcatgctcgtagtacttcatgcttgtatacttcttGCTCGTATACTTTATGctcatagtacttcatgctcatagtactttatgctcgtatacttcatgctcgtagtacttcgtAGAGTTGCCGGCTGATGGAACCTTGTCCAGACTGGCTGCAGCAAAGAACTGTTTTGTCTGCTTGGAGCTGCCAGAGGTAGACGTGTCCTCCTGGATTTCAGCTGGAGCAGTTCTGAGAGGAAATACCTCTGGCACTGAGGGAGACAGCATGCTCACGTCTGACAGTCTGGATAAAACACTTCAGCCCAGCTACAGGCAGAGTGGAGCCTGGAGGAGGCAATGGCTGACAGCACATTGCTGACGAACCTCAAGGACAAGGGGATTTCTGAAAGCATTCCCTTCATGAGCAAGGCCTCCTCTTGCTATCTGTCCCTAACGTCCGTCTGGAAATGGGGAAAAGGGCTTTTAGGTTTGCTGCTCCTGCGGCTTTGAATCTAGTCTACGGGAGCCGGTCTCTTTAGGTGGTTTAAAAAGAGAtttggaggaaggttcatctggttgtagagGTTTTTCTgacctgtgtgaactgggatgtgatgacttgagtcttagttttggttttactaaagcttttattgtctgtcactgttttatgttgtatgtctgaaactttgttaaatgtgcttttgctgtcttggccaggacactcttgaaAAGGAGATTtgtaatctcaatgaggcttttcctggttaaatcaatttaaataaaaacatgtaaaaatcCCTGTTATGTTTCCTCTGagtgtgctcacacacacccagacaggAGAGGCCTTTGAAGGCCTTCCACTTTCAACATTTGGAACATCTGGAAATAATTTAAGAGGAACAGGAAGGTGGATGAGGTGGTCAAACCAATTTTCCCAGTCAGTGAGACCCACCCTAGTTCAGCACTGTGTACTCTGTTATTTCCCCACGATACCCTTTTAATACCATTTCTCCACTTTGGCATGAGCAGTTACTACAGGGTTACTGAACATGTTTTACAATACTCACATAAGCATCTGTAGCTATCCTCAGCTCCCTTACATAACTTATATATCATGTTTTAGTAATTTGACCACTTACTCATGCTGCTGCttaaagcagcattttaaatatgttcttgAGTCTAATTGGTTAAAGGTGATAATTTCAAAAATAATCTTGAAAAGGTGAGTTTCATTGTGGTGGCTTgacacacatcaaacaaatgcaaagaaaacatttatgaattaGTGATTTGTATTTGTGGTAAAAGATATGAAGTCAGAGCAGCGGAGTAGTAAactttcaagtaaaataagggAAAGCAttctaaattaaattacataacagaaagcttttgaaaaactTGCAAAATAAAGTGcttcattttagaaaaatgcacaaaattgtcctgcagctttaaattcagttaattCAGGGTAAAGTGAACCCTGAATTACCATATTATTTTCTTATCTTCTAAAAAGAGAAGTGTGTGGTCAtggaaaccacttgtttcagctcatttctctgTTTACATCATTGTTTGGCAGTAAATTAATGTTCGGATTctgctcttagctttatttttctgtgccttcatttcgGATGCGAGTCGGTATGTTTGCTCAAGAGTTGTGCTTTGTCTCGTGGTGGCGCTTCAcatttctgctttaaaaaacacTAGTTTTGAACTGCCAATGGGAAGACTAAACATAACAATCTGTCCATTCTTGATTATTCTGGTCTCGCTGTCCACATTCCTCTTTTTGGAGAAATGTGAAATAACCTCTCTCTCACGTACTTCTCCAACTGTTATGTGGTGCTAGATTGGCAGGAGCACactgtgtttgactgtgtgagaACGGGTGACAATGTGTGGTAGCATGTAGTAACTTATGATAACAAAtctttggatttattttattttttgattaaGACAAATGGGTTTTGACAGAACATATCTTTAagtttgtgttggaaaatgtacaatattagAAATAAATGACCTTTTATGTTTAACTGGACATGGCATTGGTTTATTGCAGTATCCAGTTATTAGCAATATAAAATTCAGCCctgtacaaaaacacattgaatacCGTCTTTAATAAAAAGgcgtttgttgttttgttttgacctTGCCGGCGACGAGCAGGCTTAGACCACCACTCTGAGTCTGCCACCAGGGGGAGCACGGAGCAGCTGGCTTTTGGCCTCGGATAGCCTCCGCTAAGAGAAACCTTTACGGGTGTTCAACTACAACATATAGCAATAAAAGACCATGTGCGCGGGTGTGATCTGCGTGTGTTTAAAGTCCTAATGTTTCCAGATCTCAGCATTTACTTTGATCACTTCATTGTTATCAGAAGTGATCAAATCAATGACACAAGATGTTTACAATTGTACTCCAAGAAGCTTTAAACATTCCAGGCCAGAACCAGCTTAAGGAGAACCTCTTAGCcaacatgtagacacacaactGATGACACATCCAGGAGAGCTGAAGTGTTTAAGACATTTATTATGCATACTGGTAAGAGTGGTagaaatcaatttaaaaatgttttctttgaagACTGGACTCTCATaatgtacttatatatatatattgcagcaCTTTGTAATATTTACAGACATGGATTAGATTCATACTAGTAATCTGTTAGAGGTTTCATTTTACAACATGTATATTACAGCCATCACTGCCACGATTAATACAAGTCCCAAGTTATTTTTACTGGGAAGACCAGGCACTCAACACACGTCACATCCGAAGATGCTAAAACAAGTAacctactttttatttttacagccaCAGATTAATCTACTTTAACAAGtagtgtgtttcttttcatatttgcCTGTTCTGAAATCATTCCAAataacatgttttcattttgaaatacaGTGGCAGCTAGTGTTAGTGCAGTAAACATGACAAGACGTCACCTCAGTCCTCCTTCTCACTTTAAATAGGATTTTACAAAAGCAGGCGTTTATCAGTTCAGATGAGTATGGTTTCCACACTGACCATCCCACTGCATGGCTCTAATCTGCTGACCTTGGTGAAGCCTCTTGTTCTTCTCGTAATTCCAAGCAGCTACTTGCAGGTACGACGGGCAGAGTAAAATATAGTAGTAACACATTGTTTGTGCGGAGTCAACTCACTTGGCAGCAGAAGCTTGCCAGATAATAATGCCAAGTATGACGAGCACAATGGAACCAACCATAGCAAGGATACACATCTTCTTTCTGGACTTTTGCTGTGATAGAAACGCAGAAACAGGAGGGTTACCAGCAGGAAATCACTGATTGACAACTCTTAAATGTCGGCTGCAGACTCACCTGGTAGTAGGATGCTCTCTGGAGCTGCTCTGTTCCTCGTTCTACATGAACTTCTGCATTCTCCACATTTGCCTCAATGCTATCTGTGGGGCAGAACATACAGCAAAGTCACCTAGGAAATTATGAAGTCACCTCCTTAGTGTTTATTCACAGCAGAATCCGGCGTTGCAGCGATTAACAGGGTTTCAGTCAGATGATCGCCGTTATCTTCATGGCCACCACAGCGTGATGTCAGCTGGCATTTCTCCAAAACCTAGAGaacctttctagtcttctgaccactcaaagcactgtACACTACATCAACGCatcattcacactcattcattcacatattCATAACTGATGCCTTAAGGAGCAATTTGTGTTTTAGACTGGAGGAGCCGAGGATGGAACCGCCGGACTTGCGACTAATGGACGACCCGCGGTACCTGTGAGCAACATCTGCCCCTTGGCTTAACGCCAGAAAATACCTACATTAGATTCTGACAGGCcagctcttgtgtttgtgtgaacaatAAAGCAAATGCTGAAGGAGGGAGGCCGCTCTTCACATCCCATCTGTTGATTTATTGATCATTCTCTAACCTTAAACAAGTACTTTCCTCCACTTAACCAAACTTTAACCAGTGTCATGCCAATGAGAAACAACACCCCTTGAACTTACTGTTAATTGGCATAGCAGGAAGTGTGGTAAAATGTCCACTGGTGGTGTGTTTAGGACTTCAGAGCCCTGAGAATAACTACTCACCAATCATCTCTCCCTGATCATGGATCATCACTGCCAGGTCCTTGAAGATCTGGTTTACATCCAAAATATcagactgaaacacacaaatgaaTAGATTAGCTAGAATCAGCTGGTAGGGTTGTGTGCTCCCAGAACATGATGGTAGATTTTAGCAGAGGTCCTGGTATGGATGGATTCATATTAGAAATAGTAAACAGATGCTGACCTCCAGCTGTCTGATGTTGGTTTCTCTCTCCTTGATGAGCTCCAGGTCCTCCTCTGTGATGGCTAACTCCTCTGCCTGGGTGGTCATCTGACCCCAGTCCTCCTGGctttacacaaacagaaaaacatttttttaaagcatgtcGAAATGTGTGAGTGAAGTTAAACTAATAAACTGAGACTGATCTTCCTCTTGCTGTGATTATTGTATATTGTTTGAAGTGTATCTTTCTTATGCATTGTATTAACTGTTCCAACATAACTGACACTTTAACACCAACACTCAGTCTATTTGTATTGTATGGAAAATATGATATGCATACATTAAGTGAAATATAATAGACATtgctctgtgtttctttttttttttactgtcataatttaatgaaaaaacatttgtttttattgtgactTTTCATGCCACATTCAAATTAAAtcacagcacacaaacaaagtcacgAAATGTATCAGTGTTGTTTAGCAGAGTACAAATTACTGCCATTAGTTTTCATGATGAGATGCAAGGAACACATCACATCAACAATGAACCGTTGAGTTTgatttgttcatatttttgtatttgatatcttcaatatttttttttaaaacacggaTCTCTTGTTCACAAGTTCCATGTTggtgtaattttattttataaataaaaagactaCTTGAGATTTGTGAGGGGAAAATTGAAAACGGGAAATATAGAGTAAGGTTATTCATTTTTGACCACTGAGAAAAAGCCAGCATTAGCctgaatgtttatatttttgtccATAGTTATTTATCTGATTATTTACTTAATTTGTCTCGAAGACATTGAGTCTCAATAATACACCATGCAAAGGGCTGCTACCTGACAAGAGGAAACCAAGAAATGAATGACAGTCACTTACTTATCAAAAGAAACAAGCTTTTCATCCCGAGAACCATCTTCAGTCTGTGTGAGAGGGAACAATCCACTATTGCCAAAGTCAAGTTAGCAGAACACAGATTCACATGATGTGACGTTTCTTCACTCCTCTCATTAGTGCGGTAAGGAGAGTTCTTTAGCCTTCATCCTGTGATATGAAACCACCACCGACTCCTACTTACTGATAGGCGGGATCCAGCTCTCGCTCTggcaactgactccttctccttctctgctgCACGCCGCTGGACTGCTTGGAAGTTGTTGAGAGCGGCTGAGAAATCATTCATCAGCCGGTCCCTCTGGATCTTCTGCTGCCTCTGGACACCATagagcagagggacagagatTGTAAGAAATCAAGTAGTTGGGTTCCGGATAACGTCATCACCCTGAATGGCAGCCTAAGGCGACAGCTCCTCCAGGAAAATAACTGCTACGCCCCGTGAAACAATCAAATATAACAATTTTCGAGAATAATCCGGCTGGTGAGTGGGGCAACAGTGTCAATAAAGgacgcaaacaaaaaaaagcagaacagGTCTCCGGCACATGTACAAGATGGTGGAGTTAATGCTAACTCTCAGCCAGAAGCCACGGCAAGTTTAATAAAACTTCTGGAAGAAATACGGGACtttcacaaagacacaaaaactcaGCTAAATAATATTTCTTCCGAGCTGGTGAACATTAACCAAAAAGTAGCAGAGGCAGAGACACGAATCGGAAGTGTGGAAGATCGAGTTCAAAACTTGGAACAGGTGCTGGGCAAGATGATACAGGCGATGGatcaacaggaaaaaaaattacTCGACCAAGAAGGGAAATCACGTGGGGAGAATCTAAGGATATATAATGTTCCTGAAGGAGCGGAGGGGTCGTCTACGGTGGAGTTTGTGGGAAAGTTAATGTGGAACACGGTGGAGATCCCCTCAACTAGGACCTTGGTCTTGAGCCCCCAAACCTCCCAGTGACAGGGAAGACGAGCCACGGTCAATAATAATCAGATTCCACGGGTACAAAACCAAAGAAGAGATTCTGCGCAAGGCCTGGGAAAAGAAACGAGTGCTTCTGAACCAGAGAATAATTTATTTCAACCAAGATTATCCCCCCAACGGTCCTGCAGAATCGGAAGGAATGAGTGTTAACGCAAAACCAGATCCGCTTCCAGACCCCGTATCCTGCTAAACAGAGTGTTTTACCAAGACGGGACACGGCGGAAGAGGCGCCTGCAGACATGAAAGACAGAGGACTGCCTGTCATCGTGACCACACCGAGGGAGAGCCTGACTGAGCAGCCTGGGAAGCCCTGAGAGGTCCGACACAGCAGCGAACAAGAGGAGAGCGAGACAAGAGTATTCGGGAGAGACTGAGGGCCTTCAGAAGACagccctcacctcctccaaaaGGGCCATACGTTCTAAAGAACATGTGAGTAAATTAAATAGAATCTAAACGGCTGTTTTAGggtacactgagcacctatctcctcttctctctctccttatggatgaatttacatctctccattgcaccttattaactctgcttcctccccggagtcgttgtgacttcacagggatgtcgtatgtgtacagattgtaaagtcctctgaggcaaatttgtaattctgggctaaaataaactgaattcaattgaaCTCAAACTTTGTCgcgccccactttggaggaagaacaatgttcatgccccaccaccaacaaaatggtccatgctgactttttattgaaatagctttttgtgactccatctgtgctttttcaaataatagaataaagaaaattgcaatcacatTCAAGTAAACCatatgtgcaatcactttgttagaagttatatatgtgcaaaaaagcAGACTGGCAAAGAAATAGTGTATTGtagctgcaattaacctgttttgtactggatatcttttcaagataataacaataagtgcaacatgtgaactaaactaaacaaaacaagttaaaatatttggcaataaagagttttacactgcatacattttcaaaacaataacgtgcaacctgtgcaaaacagaATTAGTGCAGTGTGTCaagttttattagtattagtggctgcaatgagccggatttccacaacaaatctttt from Cyclopterus lumpus isolate fCycLum1 chromosome 11, fCycLum1.pri, whole genome shotgun sequence harbors:
- the stx12 gene encoding syntaxin-12, giving the protein MSYGKAESYRPVPRDFNPLIQTCSSNIQKITQNTAQIKSLVNQLGTSQDTSELQDRLQQIQHYTNQLAKETNKHLKELGSIPLPPSPSEQRQQKIQRDRLMNDFSAALNNFQAVQRRAAEKEKESVARARAGSRLSTEDGSRDEKLVSFDNQEDWGQMTTQAEELAITEEDLELIKERETNIRQLESDILDVNQIFKDLAVMIHDQGEMIDSIEANVENAEVHVERGTEQLQRASYYQQKSRKKMCILAMVGSIVLVILGIIIWQASAAK